The following are encoded together in the Erwinia sp. E602 genome:
- a CDS encoding succinate dehydrogenase iron-sulfur subunit produces the protein MKLEFSIYRYNPDVDDAPRMQDYTLESEDGRDMMLLDALMRLKEQDPTLAFRRSCREGVCGSDGINMNGKNGLACITPVSALGNGKQKIVIRPLPGLPVIRDLVVDMGQFYAQYEKIKPYLLNNGKNPPSREHLQAPEQREKLDGLYECILCACCSTSCPSFWWNPDKFVGPAGLLAAYRFLIDSRDTETDARLDNLNDAFSVFRCHSIMNCVSVCPKGLNPTKAIGHIKSMLLQRGA, from the coding sequence ATGAAACTCGAATTTTCCATCTATCGCTACAACCCGGATGTCGATGATGCGCCGCGCATGCAGGATTATACGCTGGAGTCGGAAGACGGCCGTGACATGATGCTGCTGGACGCGCTGATGCGTCTGAAAGAGCAGGATCCGACGCTGGCCTTCCGTCGCTCCTGCCGTGAAGGCGTCTGTGGCTCAGACGGCATCAACATGAATGGTAAAAATGGCCTCGCCTGCATTACCCCGGTGTCCGCGCTGGGGAACGGCAAGCAGAAAATTGTTATCCGCCCGCTGCCCGGCCTGCCGGTGATCCGCGATTTGGTGGTGGACATGGGGCAATTCTATGCTCAGTATGAGAAGATTAAGCCTTACCTGTTGAATAATGGGAAAAATCCACCGTCCAGGGAGCATTTACAGGCCCCTGAGCAGCGTGAAAAACTGGATGGCCTGTACGAGTGTATACTTTGTGCCTGTTGTTCAACTTCGTGCCCGTCGTTCTGGTGGAACCCCGACAAGTTCGTCGGTCCGGCTGGCCTGCTGGCGGCGTACCGTTTCCTGATTGACAGCCGTGATACCGAAACGGATGCCCGTCTGGATAATCTGAACGATGCTTTCAGCGTATTCCGCTGTCACAGCATCATGAACTGTGTGAGCGTGTGTCCGAAAGGGCTCAACCCGACCAAAGCCATCGGCCATATCAAGTCGATGCTGCTGCAACGGGGCGCATAA
- the sdhC gene encoding succinate dehydrogenase cytochrome b556 subunit produces MGKTVKKQRPVNLDLSTIRFPVTAIASILHRVSGVITFVSIGILLWLLGLSLSSPEGFDQASAVMTSFFAKFIMWGILTALAYHIVVGIRHMLMDFGYLEETLEAGKRSAHIAFAITVVLSVLAGVLVW; encoded by the coding sequence GTGGGCAAAACCGTGAAAAAACAAAGACCTGTCAACTTGGATCTCTCTACGATCCGGTTTCCCGTAACTGCAATAGCGTCCATTCTCCACCGCGTATCCGGGGTGATCACCTTTGTGTCGATCGGGATATTGCTCTGGTTACTGGGTCTCTCGCTCTCTTCTCCCGAAGGTTTCGATCAGGCATCCGCCGTGATGACCAGCTTCTTCGCCAAATTCATTATGTGGGGCATTCTCACTGCGCTCGCTTATCACATTGTGGTCGGTATTCGCCACATGCTGATGGATTTCGGCTACCTGGAAGAAACCTTAGAGGCGGGTAAACGTTCCGCGCATATTGCTTTCGCTATCACTGTCGTGCTGTCTGTTCTTGCAGGAGTCCTCGTATGGTAA
- the sdhD gene encoding succinate dehydrogenase membrane anchor subunit, translated as MVSNASALGRNGIHDWLLLRAAAMVMTLYVLYILGFLIMSGPLTYDIWHGFFASPVTKVFTLLTLLCILVHGWIGMWQVLTDYIKPLALRMVLQLVIVVALFVYAIYGTVVVWGA; from the coding sequence ATGGTAAGTAACGCTTCTGCACTGGGTCGCAACGGAATCCATGACTGGCTGCTGCTGCGAGCTGCCGCCATGGTAATGACCCTTTATGTGCTTTATATCCTCGGCTTCCTGATCATGTCAGGGCCACTGACTTATGACATCTGGCATGGCTTCTTTGCCTCCCCGGTAACCAAAGTTTTCACGTTGCTGACGCTGTTGTGCATTCTGGTTCATGGCTGGATTGGCATGTGGCAGGTACTGACCGACTACATTAAACCGCTGGCGCTGCGTATGGTGCTGCAGCTGGTGATTGTGGTCGCGCTGTTCGTCTATGCAATTTACGGAACTGTTGTCGTGTGGGGTGCGTAA
- the sdhA gene encoding succinate dehydrogenase flavoprotein subunit → MKLPVREFDAVVIGAGGAGMRAALQISQSGQSCALLSKVFPTRSHTVSAQGGITVALGNTHEDDWEWHMYDTVKGSDYIGDQDAIEYMCKTGPEAILELEHMGLPFSRLDDGRIYQRPFGGQSKNFGGEQAARTAAAADRTGHALLHTLYQQNLKNHTTIFSEWYALDLVKNADGAVVGCTAMNIEDGEVVYFKAKATVLATGGAGRIYQSTTNAHICTGDGVGMALRAGVPLQDMEMWQFHPTGIAGAGVLVTEGCRGEGGYLLNKHGERFMERYAPNAKDLAGRDVVARSIMIEIREGRGCDGPWGPHAKLKLDHLGKDVLEARLPGILELSRTFAHVDPVKEPIPVIPTCHYMMGGIPTRVSGQALTVNEQGEDVLIPGLFAVGEIACVSVHGANRLGGNSLLDLVVFGRAAGLHLAESIAEQGTLRDATEDEVNAAMARYNRWDNNTTGEDPAELRKALQSCMQNNFSVFREGDAMAKGLEELKVLRERLHNARLDDRSSDFNTQRVECLELDNLMETAYATALSANFRTESRGAHSRFDYPERDDANWLCHTLYLPQNDSMTRREVNMQPKLRAAFPPKARTY, encoded by the coding sequence ATGAAGTTGCCAGTAAGAGAATTTGATGCCGTGGTGATCGGCGCGGGTGGTGCAGGTATGCGCGCCGCCTTACAGATCTCCCAGTCGGGCCAGAGCTGTGCCCTGCTGTCTAAAGTATTTCCAACCCGTTCCCATACCGTGTCTGCGCAGGGCGGTATCACCGTTGCGCTGGGTAACACCCATGAAGATGACTGGGAATGGCACATGTACGACACCGTTAAAGGCTCCGACTATATCGGTGACCAGGACGCGATTGAATATATGTGTAAAACCGGTCCGGAAGCGATTCTGGAACTGGAACATATGGGCCTGCCGTTCTCCCGCCTGGACGATGGCCGTATCTATCAGCGCCCGTTTGGTGGCCAGTCGAAAAACTTCGGCGGCGAGCAGGCGGCACGCACCGCGGCGGCGGCAGACCGTACCGGTCACGCCCTGCTGCACACCCTCTACCAGCAAAACCTGAAAAACCACACCACTATCTTCTCTGAATGGTATGCGCTGGATCTGGTGAAGAATGCTGACGGTGCGGTGGTCGGTTGCACCGCGATGAATATCGAAGACGGTGAAGTGGTTTACTTCAAGGCCAAGGCAACGGTGCTGGCCACCGGCGGTGCCGGACGCATCTACCAGTCCACCACCAACGCCCATATCTGTACCGGTGACGGCGTCGGCATGGCGCTGCGCGCCGGCGTGCCGTTGCAGGATATGGAAATGTGGCAGTTCCACCCGACCGGCATCGCCGGCGCGGGCGTGCTGGTGACCGAAGGCTGCCGTGGGGAAGGCGGTTACCTGCTGAACAAACACGGCGAGCGCTTTATGGAGCGTTACGCACCGAATGCCAAAGATCTCGCCGGTCGTGACGTGGTCGCGCGTTCCATCATGATCGAAATCCGCGAAGGCCGCGGCTGCGATGGCCCGTGGGGCCCGCACGCCAAGCTGAAACTGGACCACCTCGGTAAGGATGTGCTGGAAGCTCGCCTGCCGGGCATCCTTGAACTGTCGCGCACCTTTGCCCACGTCGACCCTGTCAAAGAGCCGATTCCGGTGATCCCAACCTGCCACTATATGATGGGCGGTATTCCTACCCGCGTCAGCGGCCAGGCACTGACGGTCAACGAGCAGGGTGAAGACGTGCTGATCCCGGGCCTGTTTGCGGTCGGTGAGATCGCCTGCGTTTCGGTGCACGGTGCTAACCGTCTTGGCGGCAACTCGCTGCTGGACCTGGTGGTATTTGGCCGCGCGGCAGGCCTGCATCTGGCGGAATCGATCGCCGAGCAGGGAACCCTGCGTGACGCCACCGAAGATGAAGTTAACGCTGCGATGGCGCGCTACAACCGCTGGGACAACAACACCACCGGTGAAGACCCGGCCGAGCTGCGTAAAGCGCTGCAGTCCTGCATGCAGAACAACTTCTCGGTGTTCCGTGAAGGTGATGCGATGGCGAAAGGGCTGGAGGAGCTGAAAGTGCTGCGTGAACGTCTGCACAACGCCCGCCTGGACGATCGTTCCAGTGACTTCAACACCCAGCGTGTGGAGTGCCTGGAGCTGGATAACCTGATGGAAACGGCTTATGCCACCGCGCTGTCGGCCAACTTCCGCACCGAAAGCCGTGGCGCGCACAGCCGCTTCGATTACCCTGAGCGTGACGATGCGAACTGGTTATGCCATACCCTGTATCTGCCGCAAAACGACAGCATGACGCGCCGTGAAGTGAACATGCAACCGAAACTGCGTGCGGCCTTCCCGCCGAAAGCGCGTACCTACTAG